The genome window AGGGCTAATAAAACTCTTCGTTTGACTaatttattatgaaaatctgtttttacattatttaatgaattatttgttttattatataaaatatgtgttCCCTTATTGAAGTGTTGAAATATTTGAAGTGTaagttttttattatttgttgatATATGTTTTGATTTTTGTTCTAGAAAAAAACATGTTTGAGAAATGacgttataattttttattttgataataaaatatttgacATGGTtcaaaaatgtattataatatatataaatattttttatatattctttataattatttatgatatattttgtattcacatatatctttccatttttatcattataaatattttttgtatatgtgttattatttttgatttGACTATAtccattttgtttttctttttctatatgataaatggtattccatattttattattattattattatgatttattttatgattatctaaaaaatttgtttttaaaGAGACAAATGGATATGTTATgtgttcatttaattttaaaaatataagtatatttattataaggaAAACAATCAGGTGTTTTCTTCTcaatattgtttttataattttaaagcTGTCTAAATGTAATGACGGCATTTTCTAttcattcttttttaaaaaattcaattttatttttttctaattacAAATTTTTAGATTATAACGAACATGTtagaaaattaatatataaatgaataaatatatatatatacacacatatatatatatatatatatatatatatatatttatataatttttacattttcgtcatttcctttttttttaaaacaaaaaaaatataaatataataaaatgtagtataaattatttatatataatttgaaaGATTTCTTTAAAACAAATTCggaaattaaaatattacaaaattaTGAAGGGTGGacaaaggaaaaaaaaaagaaaaaaaaaacaaaaaaaaaaaaaaaaaaaaaaaagataaaaggaaaaagaaaaaatctgCATTTTCATGACAAATGCTGTTTCAATGAAATTTTGTtcttttcaaaaaaatatatttgtctattacatgttataaatatatgaatatatttatatatacatatatttatatatacatatatttatatatacatatatttatatattcatatatttatatatatttttttataattatcacactatatatgtatatatgtatatgtggtGTTTTCCATTTTATGGGAACACATTTTGATATGTGAAAATGTTGGTaccccaaaaaaaaaaaaaaaaaaaaaaaaaaaaaaaaatatatatatatatatatatatatatatatatatcaaatctatttatttttattttatttttatttcacattttatattgtatatatgttgtaacatatttacaaaaaattaagaaatatatataatatttataatatatatatttttttttttatggaaCTGCATATTTCCAAAATAACATTACAacatttaaattaaataacaaaatgaaaataaaacttATTTAAAgttgtaataaaaataatgaatattgaaattttttattttatcaatattaaaTGAAGGGAACatttattcaaattatttaaattatggaAAGCATATTATAGTATATACTACTTATATTATGTagacattttataaatttataaaatgatcATAGTTTTGttttatgatattattatataattcatttgtatatttttgtaaaaaaaaaagaaaaaaataaaataaatacaaaataatataatataaaggtGTGTTTAACTATGAagtctttttttctttatattttttgtaacattgagaaaaaaaaataataatattacaaatatgtattatatatatatatattatttttacatataacaatattatgtattattattatatttaaaatgtgtaaaataaaaaaaaaaaaaaaaatacattcataccaataaatattctttatcaatatataatatataaatatatatctgtttctatttttttaaaataaaattataattaaatttacCTTGCttgttcataaaaaatttgTAGAAAAATTAGGAAAAATTACATGAACAGTTcaggaaaaaaagaaaaaaaaaaaaaaaaaatacaaaaataaagtaaaataagaagaaaaattaaataccCTAACAATTgaacttaaaaaaataaaatatatatatatatatatatatttatttatttatttgtttgctACAATTTGTATAAAATCacttttttcttgtttttcttttttttcctgTTGGTCTTATAATGTTTAGTAAggaattcatattatatataaatatatgcttTTCATAATaagtgaaatatatatatatatatatatattttatttgttgtaAGATACTTATTAGAGTTAATTTATATTCCATATATACAAAACATTGCTACAATAAGTGTGTTGTTATATATGATGGTTTATTTTACTCAGACCcttttaaatgataaaataatggGTAATATTGAAAtgatatattcatttattatttttatttacttatatgtaagaataaatataatgtctAATCTTTTAACAATAATGTAAGCCGGTGGGTGGCGTTGAACTATATCACTCAGATgagtattatattataatttcttgGTTCACGTATtaggatatataaatataaatatatatatatatatgtatatattttgttttatatatatgatgttatttctttttataattatataaaaaaataaaaattgaataaaaaggttattattttctttatgttTAAGTGGCTCCTTTCCATAAattttatcataaaaaaaaagggaacaTACACAACATTTCTAATACtacaaaaatttatatttttatttattttattttttttttatacggtacaaaaattataaacataGCATTCTGCATTTTGGTGCTTCATTTTtactccttttttttttttttttttttttttttttatctggtttgaatattattttctatatatcaGGATGGGTGTGggggaaaaaaattatataaaattgtatagaaaaaaaaaatataaaaattctaCAAATtttacttatttttttttttgaattattttatatttcttttacaCCATGAGATAGAACAATCAATTGAAAAGAGAAGCATGTGCATCAACTATTAATGAgcagaaagaaaaaaaaaaaaaaaaataataaaaataaaataaatcaatacatatatatatatatatatatatatatatataattatgtatttgTAAAAACTTCAGACagatatgtttatataatacatttttttttatattattattttgataatatataggCATGTGGAAGTTTATTACCCTAATAATATTTTGcctttattatattgaagGGAAGAGTACATTGAggcaaaataaaaaacataatattttatatacgtCAAAAAGGAATGATGAAGGggatgataaaataaatataaataatttaaaaccTATAAAACaacatgataatattatagaagATATAAAGATGAAAgagaataaaattatttcaataaataataaaggcAAAAATGGTTCCTTTATTGATTTAAGTATGAActataatgaaaaagaatctgataatgatgatgaagaagaagaggaagaagacaatgaagataataacacaaataataataataataatgatgatgatcaccataatgatgatgaccaccataatgatgatgaccaccataatgataatgataatcatgataataatgataatcatgatagtaatgataataatgataataatgataataataataataataatccatCTGCTGCATTGACAGCTCTACCTCCACCCCCACCTCCTGTGCCTCCTCCTCCTCCACCACCATTAACACCATCAGGTATTGTCGGTAATGTTCTATCAACTTTTGTATCACATGGTTTAAAATTAATCGGAGTAccctaatttttttttttttttttctttttttgtgtgtgtgTGAAGTTTAATAAAggcacatatataatatatgagaTATTTATGAATTATGTAGGTAACTtacaattttaattttttctttttttaatcttaactttttttaaataaaaaaaaaaaattctttaaaatatatatatatatatatatatatatatatatacatattattactgaacatattatttattgtaaatattaattgaaggaataaaaaataattatatttttaaaaaatgtcaTATACTTTTTAAATAGACAAATATTCTTATGgaaatgtaattttttttttttatttgaatatatactaaggtactaaaaaaataaacagtCCACATATTTTTgtctaaattttttattatcatataatattatttttatttgtctttatagaacaaaataaaaaaaaaaaaaaaaaaatagatccTTAAAAAATTagcatatatgtatatatatatatatatatatatataacatacatctatataatatatatatatttatatgaacataCAAACTTATTGTGTTTaagattatattaatatataaatatttttatgtgtgtgcacaaaaaaaaatatatatgtttttatatttataataatgtgcatatatataatatatatgtatatatttatatgtttattttacattatgattattatacatttattatatataatactgtatttataaaaaaaaaaaaaaaaaaaagaaaagaaacaTGAAACGTccacataataattatattacattttgttaattttttatggtatttaaaaatacattattttttttttttttatttgcttattttcatttattatattacaaatatataaaaaataaaatatatatatatatatatattatatgttatatacacattataattaaatccATTACCTTTACATGTaagaatatacatatatatattatatatatatatatatatatatattattatgcttatatgttttattatttttatttgtaaaaaatattgttgCACCATGGTACATACAtggtattattaaaattaagaaaaaaaaaaaaaaaaagaaatttgaagaatttaaatatacacatatgaacatataaatatatatattatatattttttatacatatctaataataataaaaaaaattctattatataaaatttataattaaaaatatcatggtgaaaatataaaatattatatcatttcaGTTgtgtaaagaaaatattacacatgtgtatatatatattatatatatatatatatatatatatatatatatatgtttttcttttcttttcttttctttttttttttttttcgtaatATTATTCGTTTAATTTTtcgttatattttatattattctttacacatacacatacatacatatatattttttttttttttttttgtgatgatttccatttttaaagataattaaaaatttatttgccgtaatatataaataatattaatgtgtCATAcaccttttttttattaaataaatataggagaaaaaagaaaaaaaataaataaacattaaaataataataataataaaaatataagtagTAAAAAGGTGTATCTTATTACAGATAGGACGTTATATGACCAAAAAAGATttgcatatataaaaataaataaatataaatataaatatatatatatatataatacatatatgttttttttttttctttatcgtattatatacatatatataatataatatacaatttatacattttgtatattattttttttataatatttattttttatattttttttttttgtgcaatttttttttttttttttttttctacgtttacacatattatatgttttattttattttaagttTTAATTCATTGTTTTAATTAGCATATTttgaagaatttttttttttttttttcttttttttcacattaagctatataattaatttaaatatttgtagaataaatacaaaataacGTTCTacttgagaaaaaaaaaaaataaaaaaaaaaggacatcataatatacatacatatatatatatatatatatatatatatatattatatatatgtgtgcaTATATCAATTTTGTGGAAATTTTTAAGTGTCCATAttcattaataaaaatatatttcttttcatatacaataatataaaatcattAAATATTACTCTATACACAtatctatttatttatttatttatttatttatatttatatattccgtttaaaaagaaaaataccaatctatacatttaatatttcaaaaaaataaaataaaaaaaaaaatgggtTCATACGGAATGGACGTTGATGATGCATACTTACATCAAGGACAATACTCAGCTCCTTACGATAATCAATATCAACAAGATGACGATACCCCTAGCCCTAGAGGAGAAAATCATACACCTTTTGTAGGATATTTTAGTTCACATTTATTAAGAACaggtttttttttacaatgcGTATCATTAGTATTAATGTTTGTATTTTATTGGGCTTTTGGAGGTACaggaatttttatttttgatttatatgCTGGACCAGAATGTGTTAAAGTTTCAAGCACCTTTCATTTAACAATATCTATTTTAATggctatatatttattaggTACATTATATATTGCCATGTTTCAAGTTTTTGTAGCTGATAATAGTAAATGGTGCCGTGGATTCAGAGCAGGATCCAAATTATTATCTGCAGCTGTCACATTAGATCTCTTATCATCTATTTTAAGATTAgtacaatatttatatgccTACTTCTATATGAGTATGAGATGGTGGGCAAGATACCAACAAACCAAATCTGATTGGACCCTCTTACATTTTGGAAGTATAGTTCACAGTTTTGCTTTGTTCATTTATGGAGCTGCCTTCTTCTATATGGAAGCTTATCATGATGAAGGAACTTACGAAGAATTGGCATGGTCAAACTTGACCCTCTTCAAATTGGCTGGTTTAGCAggtacataaaaataaatataaataaatatatatatatatatataaatatatatgtatatatttttaatctaattattattaa of Plasmodium sp. gorilla clade G2 genome assembly, chromosome: 4 contains these proteins:
- a CDS encoding glideosome associated protein with multiple membrane spans 2 yields the protein MGSYGMDVDDAYLHQGQYSAPYDNQYQQDDDTPSPRGENHTPFVGYFSSHLLRTGFFLQCVSLVLMFVFYWAFGGTGIFIFDLYAGPECVKVSSTFHLTISILMAIYLLGTLYIAMFQVFVADNSKWCRGFRAGSKLLSAAVTLDLLSSILRLVQYLYAYFYMSMRWWARYQQTKSDWTLLHFGSIVHSFALFIYGAAFFYMEAYHDEGTYEELAWSNLTLFKLAGLAELIMVFSGFGAFFSILLLGAIVCATVWAFSFEPLLEKWSPELHSRDINADVLPEIKHEDEQCVYNEENIYEPYSVNPDNIEYGEEMVAKNMNEKYIDGNTYDSNIYAANNGIPTTYDYTQIEGQLKKNVEMGVTENNYIKAAQY
- a CDS encoding asparagine-rich protein, with the protein product MWKFITLIIFCLYYIEGKSTLRQNKKHNILYTSKRNDEGDDKININNLKPIKQHDNIIEDIKMKENKIISINNKGKNGSFIDLSMNYNEKESDNDDEEEEEEDNEDNNTNNNNNNDDDHHNDDDHHNDDDHHNDNDNHDNNDNHDSNDNNDNNDNNNNNNPSAALTALPPPPPPVPPPPPPPLTPSGIVGNVLSTFVSHGLKLIGVP